One Deltaproteobacteria bacterium genomic region harbors:
- a CDS encoding cytochrome C nitrite reductase: MLALREAARLVHGRNRSLVVASFAGFLLAAAAVLADESVTFTGETIAVPGAPLLRYDISFVDEALGIYILADRSNAGVDVFSVVGRQFLFRVGGFAGFNGSNDTAGPNGLLTVNHRQIWAGDGVNATDGTQSSVKVIDLLTRQIVDTIVIPNGHARADEMAFDPVDQVLLVANDADSPPFITFISTRPGHRILKQISFPEATNGIEQSQWSPETGLFYLNLPEVAPNGPATGEGQVVVFDPRRLAIVRRFATHDCDAAGMALGPDEQALLGCQGATSTGVALPNESQIISLRTGHVVATFHQVGGSDEVWFNPGDNHYYLAARNNTSGPVLGVIDADEPRFDNNAPTTTNAHSVAADPIFNNVFVPLTSGATNAVCPNGCIGIYRASRLDGDDRGDERRRR; encoded by the coding sequence ATGCTTGCATTGCGCGAAGCCGCGCGCCTTGTGCACGGAAGAAACCGGTCGCTGGTGGTCGCATCGTTCGCAGGCTTCCTGCTCGCCGCCGCCGCGGTGCTGGCGGATGAGTCGGTGACGTTCACCGGAGAGACGATCGCCGTACCCGGCGCCCCCCTGCTGAGGTACGACATCAGCTTCGTCGACGAGGCGCTGGGCATCTACATCCTGGCGGATCGCTCGAATGCCGGCGTCGACGTGTTTTCCGTGGTGGGCAGGCAGTTCCTCTTCCGCGTGGGAGGCTTCGCGGGTTTCAACGGCAGCAACGACACCGCCGGTCCCAACGGATTGCTGACCGTGAACCACCGTCAGATCTGGGCGGGGGACGGAGTCAACGCGACCGATGGCACTCAGAGCTCGGTAAAAGTGATCGACCTGCTCACGCGGCAGATCGTCGACACCATCGTCATTCCCAACGGCCACGCCCGGGCCGACGAGATGGCGTTCGATCCCGTCGATCAAGTCCTGCTGGTCGCCAACGATGCCGACAGTCCCCCGTTCATCACGTTCATTTCCACGCGGCCGGGTCACAGGATCCTGAAGCAGATCTCATTCCCCGAGGCGACCAACGGAATCGAGCAGTCGCAGTGGTCGCCGGAGACGGGGCTCTTCTACCTCAACCTGCCCGAGGTCGCGCCCAACGGTCCAGCCACAGGCGAAGGTCAGGTCGTGGTGTTCGATCCGCGAAGACTGGCGATCGTGCGCCGGTTCGCCACCCACGACTGCGACGCGGCCGGGATGGCGCTGGGTCCCGATGAGCAGGCGCTGCTCGGCTGCCAGGGCGCGACCTCGACCGGCGTGGCGCTTCCGAACGAGTCGCAGATCATCAGCTTGCGCACCGGCCATGTGGTCGCCACGTTCCATCAGGTCGGCGGCAGCGACGAGGTCTGGTTCAATCCGGGCGACAATCACTACTATCTGGCCGCGCGCAACAATACGAGCGGACCGGTCCTCGGCGTCATCGATGCGGACGAACCCAGGTTCGACAACAACGCGCCGACGACGACGAACGCGCATTCGGTGGCCGCGGATCCCATCTTCAACAACGTCTTCGTCCCGCTGACGTCGGGCGCCACCAATGCGGTCTGTCCAAACGGCTGTATCGGGATCTATCGTGCGAGCCGACTGGACGGAGACGATCGCGGCGACGAGCGCAGGCGGCGTTAG
- a CDS encoding YncE family protein: MLPAQWIRLAVFGAIVLSADLAEAKQRWVLATGRRDPRIYAIDLEQALRPGNNNTSNAIVSRSLVSPRRLDGELLGDPANIVLSEDQKTAFVMNHHGAVVNAEFLQHGGRASIAVMDVRKMLSRELDNTDAALEHDFDAGWFGGVGLLVVPGLIVAGYSESWLSEDGSNRIGLIDQRTGGLRGQIEMALTPQAGVRRQLRRDCAFFPVPFVSPTEPAQIPAGQAFLSDIDPQDFGCWPDPEGLAFARGSDGKTYLVSGNAGTEDVSIMDFGAALAGSRVVEVAPRIPVQTGPFGIRASPNGKFVAVTARESNITGAEGNTISIIEIDRARAGLPGAEAARVRVGTDAVHGAARPFTVSWTPDGRRIVVANFRTNNVSVVDLRKALDHVAGAEVARISLTRVDGNPARPKGTAVTSDGRFAVVTGGANTLPDRTPTGTVFLIDLSTNAQVATVTGVGIDPYNLALVEDVDG; this comes from the coding sequence ATGCTTCCGGCGCAATGGATTCGGCTCGCCGTGTTCGGAGCGATCGTGTTGTCGGCGGATCTCGCCGAGGCAAAGCAGAGATGGGTATTGGCCACCGGCCGGAGAGACCCGCGGATCTACGCGATCGATCTGGAGCAGGCGCTCAGACCCGGGAACAACAACACGTCGAACGCGATCGTCAGCCGATCGCTGGTCAGTCCGAGGCGGCTCGACGGCGAGTTGCTGGGCGACCCCGCCAACATCGTCCTGAGCGAGGACCAGAAGACCGCCTTCGTGATGAATCATCACGGGGCCGTGGTGAACGCCGAGTTCCTGCAGCATGGCGGGCGCGCGAGCATCGCCGTCATGGATGTGCGCAAGATGCTCAGCCGGGAGCTCGACAATACCGACGCGGCGCTGGAGCACGATTTCGACGCCGGTTGGTTCGGTGGCGTGGGCCTGCTCGTCGTTCCGGGCTTGATCGTCGCCGGTTACTCGGAGAGCTGGTTGAGCGAGGACGGCTCGAACCGGATCGGGCTGATCGATCAGAGGACCGGAGGGCTCCGCGGACAGATCGAGATGGCCCTGACGCCGCAGGCCGGTGTCCGGCGCCAGTTGAGAAGGGATTGCGCGTTCTTCCCGGTTCCTTTCGTCTCTCCCACGGAACCGGCGCAGATCCCCGCCGGCCAGGCCTTCCTTTCGGACATCGATCCGCAGGACTTCGGCTGCTGGCCCGATCCGGAGGGTCTCGCCTTCGCGCGGGGGAGCGATGGCAAGACGTACCTGGTCTCGGGCAACGCAGGAACGGAGGACGTCTCGATCATGGATTTCGGCGCGGCCCTCGCTGGAAGCCGCGTCGTCGAAGTCGCTCCGCGGATCCCCGTCCAGACCGGACCCTTCGGCATCCGCGCCAGCCCGAACGGCAAGTTCGTCGCCGTCACCGCTCGCGAGAGCAACATCACCGGCGCGGAAGGCAATACGATCTCGATCATCGAGATCGACCGCGCGCGCGCAGGGTTGCCCGGCGCGGAAGCAGCTCGAGTTCGAGTCGGCACGGATGCCGTCCACGGCGCGGCTCGGCCCTTTACCGTTTCCTGGACGCCTGACGGCCGGCGCATCGTCGTTGCGAACTTCCGTACGAACAACGTCTCGGTCGTCGATCTGCGAAAAGCGCTCGACCACGTCGCGGGGGCCGAAGTCGCACGTATCTCGCTCACGCGCGTGGACGGAAACCCCGCGCGTCCGAAGGGTACCGCGGTGACGAGCGACGGGCGTTTCGCCGTGGTGACGGGGGGCGCGAACACCCTGCCGGATCGCACGCCGACGGGAACGGTGTTCCTCATCGACCTGAGCACGAACGCTCAGGTCGCCACCGTCACCGGTGTCGGGATCGATCCGTACAACCTCGCCCTGGTCGAGGACGTCGACGGATGA